Proteins encoded within one genomic window of Lampris incognitus isolate fLamInc1 chromosome 1, fLamInc1.hap2, whole genome shotgun sequence:
- the LOC130123291 gene encoding lysosomal membrane ascorbate-dependent ferrireductase CYB561A3 translates to MRGVGPSPPRCSSTSDCFLLSHLYKECGSDTTADYEKQEVKANTCRRDFARMRSVVIFYLCFLLSLCVGLACVVCVCIWNKQWRGGFAWDGSALQFNWHPVLMVTGMVVLYGNGVVLYRVPLTWGQNKLPWKLLHAGVLLLALLLSVLGLCAVFSFHNAKNIPHLYSLHSWIGICTAALFALQWAVGMAGFLVPWTPMSFRAQLKPVHVWMGTSILSLSIVSCISGINEKLFFVLKENTSETQPYSASPPEAVFGNTLGALIVAFGLVVVKILSNQKWQRPEPTPEDMAYRPVLQEDS, encoded by the exons ATGCGGGGGGTTGGCCCTTCACCGCCCCGGTGTTCATCTACCTCGGACTGTTTTCTTCTCAGCCACCTTTACAAAGAATGTGGAAGTGATACCACAGCTGACTATGAAAAACAAGAAGTGAAAGCAAATACTTGT CGTAGAGATTTTGCCAGGATGAGGTCAGTTGTGATCTTCTATTTGTGTTTCCTGCTGAGCCTGTGTGTGGGCCTGgcctgtgtggtgtgtgtgtgcatctggaaCAAGCAGTGGCGTGGCGGCTTTGCCTGGGATGGCTCAGCCCTGCAGTTTAACTGGCACCCTGTACTAATGGTCACAGGAATGGTGGTGCTCTATGGCAATG GGGTGGTGCTGTACCGTGTCCCCCTGACCTGGGGTCAGAATAAACTTCCCTGGAAGCTGCTGCATGCTGGAGTGTTGCTGCTGGCGCTGCTGCTCTCCGTCCTCGGGCTTTGTGCCGTGTTCAGCTTCCACAATGCCAAAAACATTCCCCACCTTTATTCCTTGCACAGCTGGATTGGAATTTGCACTGCAGCTCTTTTTGCACTACAG TGGGCAGTGGGCATGGCTGGCTTCCTCGTTCCCTGGACCCCCATGTCATTTCGCGCACAGCTGAAACCTGTACATGTGTGGATGGGAACCAGCATCCTATCCCTCAGCATTGTTTCCTGCATCTCTGGAATCAACGAGAAGCTCTTTTTTGTACT taaaGAAAATACCAGTGAAACTCAGCCATATTCTGCAAGCCCACCTGAGGCCGTGTTTGGAAATACACTAGGTGCTTTGATTGTAGCCTTTGGATTGGTTGTCGTAAAAATTCTGTCCAATCAGAAATGGCAGAGACCGGAACCTACCCCCGAGGATATGGCTTACAGG CCGGTGCTTCAAGAGGACAGTTAA